From one Rosa rugosa chromosome 4, drRosRugo1.1, whole genome shotgun sequence genomic stretch:
- the LOC133742978 gene encoding uncharacterized protein LOC133742978 isoform X1 — protein sequence MASIDSTTPFGAQTGSSLFGGTSTGVFGQTQSSPFGASSSPAFGAAFGAPSSTQTSPFGGASGTSAFGAFGSSPAQTSPFGSTAQPSQPAFGSNMFGTTSTPFGASQPAFGTNAAPAFGSTNTTAFGSTNTTAFGGQGTPAFGTTSASPFGSTTTPAFGAPSTPTFVSTPSPTFGSTGSAFGTTSSNLFGSGGAFGASTTPAFGQSSSAFGTTTSAPALGQSSSVFGTTTSAPAFGQSSSGFGFSTSAPAFGQSSSTFGSTQFAASSPFGAQSSPSPFGAQSSPFGAQSTTPTLGNTAFGQSAFGGQRGGSRVTAYTGTSEPDSYGMGKLESISAMPAYKEKSHEELRWEDYQLGDKGGPSPATGFVVTSSSPFSLTSPFSSSSTQTNFFTPASSASPFGQTSSPAIFSLPSSFSFSIPATSSTPSFNFPTPSNPQTQFGQTGATSFWLDPSTFGSNLFNNTSSLHSSSLGTTSNQLGITQPAPDFPTFQTSQPLQTSPFGFSNTNTFNQPQPGNTSAFGGLAGISGQSNFGQSSVAQGSAAVQQPVPATNPVGTLPAMPQMSIGSPYQKPDSGTTTSVTSITVNPTSGTAVTITPSPGSTVTITISTSGSTTINISPTSETTSSNTPSPTGETSSPFSFRLPHPAPESPSLFQPFNSLDKKPPAVQPIHSTSSSLLPTPVPAQPIEDGVRESIKNQNDVTLGITKQLLLDVGRDNNMVYSPLSVHVVLGLIAAGSTRGTNRDQILNFLKAKSTEELNDFASKLVPLVFADGSPKGGPCLSFTNSVWLDKSLSFKASFKQVVDTAYKAALGQVDFKTKAEDIRCEVNSWAKEETKGLIIEVLPPMSVDGTTRLILANALYFKGDWTEKFHTSLTKTDDFHLIDGRRSVKAPFMTSRNKQFISAFDGFKVLKLPYEQGGDHIRRFSMYVYLPNAIDGLPALVERVCSESGFVDRYLPCFAVKVGRFLIPKFKVSAGFEVKEVLQTLGLDLPFRPGSLSQMVDSSLGLGISCILHKSFIEVNEEGTEAAAVTFAFGLSDCISIRDPPIDFVADHPFLFLIREETSGAVLFIGHVLNPSADQ from the exons ATGGCAAGTATAGATAGCACCACTCCATTTGGTGCCCAGACAGGGAGTTCCCTATTTGGGGGAACTTCAACTGGCGTATTTGGTCAAACCCAATCCTCACCTTTTGGTGCTTCATCCTCGCCAGCTTTCGGAGCAGCATTTGGTGCACCATCGTCTACTCAAACAAGTCCATTTGGTGGAGCATCCGGTACGTCGGCTTTTGGAGCATTTGGGTCGAGTCCTGCTCAAACAAGTCCATTTGGAAGCACAGCTCAACCATCACAACCAGCATTTGGAAGCAATATGTTTGGCACCACCTCTACACCATTTGGTGCAAGTCAGCCTGCATTTGGCACTAATGCTGCCCCAGCCTTTGGTTCAACGAACACTACAGCCTTTGGTTCAACGAATACCACAGCCTTTGGTGGCCAAGGCACTCCAGCCTTTGGGACCACAAGCGCTTCACCTTTTGGTAGTACAACTACTCCGGCGTTTGGTGCTCCAAGTACTCCTACCTTTGTCTCAACACCAAGTCCTACATTTGGAAGCACAGGATCTGCATTTGGGACAACAAGTTCCAACTTGTTTGGATCAGGGGGAGCATTTGGGGCTTCAACCACCCCAGCTTTTGGTCAATCTAGCTCAGCTTTTGGTACTACAACAAGTGCCCCAGCTCTTGGTCAATCTAGCTCAGTTTTTGGTACCACAACAAGTGCTCCTGCTTTTGGTCAATCAAGTTCAGGTTTTGGCTTTTCAACAAGTGCTCCTGCATTTGGCCAATCAAGTTCAACCTTTGGTAGCACCCAATTTGCGGCTTCATCTCCTTTCGGAGCGCAGAGTTCGCCGTCTCCTTTCGGAGCGCAGAGTTCGCCATTTG GGGCTCAGTCAACAACACCAACACTTGGAAACACTGCCTTTGGACAGTCGGCTTTTGGGGGCCAACGGGGTGGAAGTAGAGTGACTGCTTACACAGGCACATCTGAACCAGATAGTTATGGAATGGGGAAATTGGAGTCAATATCAGCAATGCCAGCCTATAAAGAAAAAAGTCACGAGGAATTGAGATGGGAGGATTACCAATTAGGGGATAAAG GTGGACCGTCTCCTGCTACTGGTTTTGTTGTCACTTCATCTTCACCATTTAGTTTGACTTCACCGTTTAGTTCTTCATCAACTCAAACCAATTTTTTTACACCTGCATCATCTGCCTCACCATTTGGCCAAACGTCTTCTCCAGCTATTTTTAGTTTACCGTCTTCCTTTTCATTCTCTATCCCGGCTACATCATCCACTCCCTCATTTAATTTTCCCACTCCATCAAACCCACAGACACAGTTTGGTCAAACAGGCGCTACCTCCTTCTGGCTGGATCCATCTACCTTTGGTTCAAACTTGTTCAATAATACTTCCAGTTTGCACAGCAGTTCATTGGGTACTACAAGCAACCAACTGGGTATTACTCAACCAGCT CCTGATTTTCCTACTTTTCAGACATCTCAGCCTCTTCAGACTAGTCCTTTTGGCTTCAGCAACACCAACACCTTTAATCAACCACAGCCAG GCAACACAAGTGCCTTTGGTGGTTTAGCAGGCATTTCTGGTCAGAGCAACTTTGGACAATC GTCTGTGGCTCAAGGCTCTGCAGCTGTACAACAACCAGTACCTGCTACAAATCCAGTTGGAACGCTCCCCGCGATGCCTCAGATGTCAATTGGTT CTCCTTATCAGAAGCCTGATTCTGGAACTACTACTTCCGTCACTAGTATCACCGTAAACCCAACTTCTGGTACTGCTGTCACTATAACCCCCAGTCCTGGCAGTACTGTCACCATAACCATCTCAACTTCTGGTAGTACTACTATCAATATATCCCCCACTTCTGAAACTACCTCAAGTAATACACCTTCGCCAACTGGAGAAACTTCATCTCCATTT AGCTTTAGGCTTCCCCATCCTGCCCCAGAGTCTCCGAGTTTATTTCAACCCTTCAACAGTTTGGATAAAAAACCGCCAG CTGTACAACCAATACATTCTACAAGCTCGTCTCTGCTTCCAACTCCAGTTCCTGCACAGCCAATTGAAGATGGTGTCAGAGAATCCATTAAAAACCAGAACGATGTCACACTGGGAATCACAAAGCAATTGCTTCTGGATGTAGGCAGGGACAACAACATGGTGTACTCGCCGCTGTCCGTCCATGTGGTTCTTGGCCTGATAGCAGCTGGGTCAACAAGAGGAACCAACAGGGACCAGATTCTCAATTTCCTGAAGGCAAAGTCCACCGAGGAACTCAATGACTTTGCTTCCAAGCTTGTCCCTCTGGTCTTTGCTGACGGATCCCCAAAGGGAGGGCCTTGCTTATCATTCACAAATAGCGTTTGGCTCGACAAGTCTCTCAGTTTCAAGGCTTCTTTCAAACAGGTAGTGGACACTGCATACAAGGCGGCTTTGGGTCAAGTTGACTTTAAGACCAAGGCTGAGGATATCCGATGTGAAGTGAATTCATGGGCCAAGGAGGAGACTAAAGGCCTTATCATAGAGGTTCTTCCCCCTATGTCAGTTGACGGCACAACAAGGCTCATCCTTGCTAATGCATTATACTTTAAAGGAGATTGGACTGAGAAGTTCCACACATCACTAACAAAAACAGATGATTTCCACCTTATCGATGGGAGGAGGTCAGTAAAGGCACCCTTCATGACCAGCAGGAATAAACAATTCATAAGTGCCTTTGACGGTTTCAAAGTCTTAAAGCTTCCTTACGAACAAGGTGGAGATCACATTCGGCGTTTCTCCATGTATGTGTATCTTCCAAATGCAATAGATGGCCTGCCAGCTTTAGTTGAGAGAGTTTGTTCAGAGTCTGGATTTGTGGATCGCTATCTTCCCTGCTTTGCAGTTAAAGTTGGTAGATTTTTAATCCCGAAGTTTAAGGTCTCTGCTGGCTTTGAGGTTAAAGAAGTTCTGCAAACTTTAGGACTGGACTTGCCATTTCGTCCTGGAAGTTTGTCACAGATGGTGGACTCATCTTTGGGGCTAGGTATTTCTTGCATACTCCATAAATCCTTCATTGAAGTTAATGAAGAAGGCACAGAAGCTGCGGCTGTTACTTTTGCTTTTGGTTTATCTGACTGTATCTCAATCCGAGATCCTCCGATAGACTTTGTGGCAGATCACCCATTCCTTTTCCTGATCAGGGAAGAAACATCTGGAGCAGTGCTGTTCATTGGTCATGTCCTCAATCCCTCTGCAGATCAATGA